One segment of Bombus pascuorum chromosome 6, iyBomPasc1.1, whole genome shotgun sequence DNA contains the following:
- the LOC132908140 gene encoding phospholipase A1 isoform X1: MLVPTLKSSFILFAVLSVEALSIMRKEPRGPIQEALQNGLAAQYNRENCVWRRGNDRDSCPDPDVRVFLYTFHRPRRELDSRESDWLRQDYDPTKENVLLIHGYAGGDDTLPISVLRDAYLRNGSYNVFLVDWGALCAPPCYPAAVSNLRPVARCLAGTLTTLRNLGLPISRTTCVGHSLGAHICGIMANFLLFRMHRIIGLDPARPLLRPGYVNRLDSGDADFVQVIHTNAGYYGEGGRMGHVDFCVNGGKVQPYCENKPNYQLCSHVWVVCYMAQSIDNVGQESMAEPCSRRCPSGPRIALRAGEYVAMGQHTPVGTRGSFCFTNKYPPYCPKYSNGRGDERCCIPEDKPVTF; encoded by the exons ATGCTCGTGCCCACGTTAAAATCGTCGTTCATCCTATTCGCCGTACTCTCGGTCGAAGCTCTTTCAATTATGAGGAAAGAACCACGAGGTCCCATCCAAGAAGCGCTGCAAAATGGTCTCGCGGCACAGTACAATCGAGAAAATTGCGTCTGGAGACGAGGAAACGATAGAGATTCTTGTCCCGACCCCGATGTTCGTGTTTTCCTTTATACGTTCCATCGTCCAAGACGAGAACTCGACTCTAGAGAATCTGACTGGCTGCGACAGGATTATGATCCGACCAAAGAGAACGTTCTTTTGATACACGGATACGCAG GCGGTGACGACACCCTTCCCATATCCGTCCTTCGTGACGCCTACCTTCGAAACGGAAGCTACAACGTATTCCTGGTTGACTGGGGTGCTTTGTGTGCGCCACCCTGTTACCCAGCGGCTGTATCGAACCTTCGTCCAGTAGCACGTTGCCTCGCCGGCACTTTGACCACCTTACGAAACCTAGGTTTACCTATCTCGAGAACGACCTGCGTGGGACACTCGTTAGGCGCACACATCTGTGGGATCATGGCGAACTTTCTGTTGTTCAGGATGCACCGAATAATCGGTTTGGACCCAGCGAGACCTCTTCTGCGTCCTGGATATGTAAATCGTCTGGATAGTGGGGACGCAGATTTTGTCCAAGTGATTCATACGAATGCGGGATATTATGGAGAGGGTGGTCGCATGGGACACGTGGATTTCTGCGTGAACGGTGGCAAAGTGCAGCCGTACTGCGAGAACAAGCCGAATTATCAACTATGCAGCCACGTCTGGGTCGTCTGTTATATGGCGCAGAGTATCGACAACGTCGGCCAGGAGTCGATGGCTGAGCCATGCTCAAGACGATGCCCTTCCGGACCAAGAATCGCTCTCAGAGCCGGTGAGTATGTGGCCATGGGCCAGCATACACCGGTCGGCACTAGGGGCTCTTTTTGCTTCACAAACAAATATCCACCCTATTGTCCTAAATATAGTAACGGACGTGGCGACGAGAGATGCTGTATACCCGAGGACAAACCTGTCACGTTTTAG
- the LOC132908140 gene encoding phospholipase A1 isoform X2 — protein sequence MLVPTLKSSFILFAVLSVEALSIMRKEPRGPIQEALQNGLAAQYNRENCVWRRGNDRDSCPDPDVRVFLYTFHRPRRELDSRESDWLRQDYDPTKENVLLIHGYAGGDDTLPISVLRDAYLRNGSYNVFLVDWGALCAPPCYPAAVSNLRPVARCLAGTLTTLRNLGLPISRTTCVGHSLGAHICGIMANFLLFRMHRIIGLDPARPLLRPGYVNRLDSGDADFVQVIHTNAGYYGEGGRMGHVDFCVNGGKVQPYCENKPNYQLCSHVWVVCYMAQSIDNVGQESMAEPCSRRCPSGPRIALRAVTDVATRDAVYPRTNLSRFSDKKWLEGIGRIEHTRLNK from the exons ATGCTCGTGCCCACGTTAAAATCGTCGTTCATCCTATTCGCCGTACTCTCGGTCGAAGCTCTTTCAATTATGAGGAAAGAACCACGAGGTCCCATCCAAGAAGCGCTGCAAAATGGTCTCGCGGCACAGTACAATCGAGAAAATTGCGTCTGGAGACGAGGAAACGATAGAGATTCTTGTCCCGACCCCGATGTTCGTGTTTTCCTTTATACGTTCCATCGTCCAAGACGAGAACTCGACTCTAGAGAATCTGACTGGCTGCGACAGGATTATGATCCGACCAAAGAGAACGTTCTTTTGATACACGGATACGCAG GCGGTGACGACACCCTTCCCATATCCGTCCTTCGTGACGCCTACCTTCGAAACGGAAGCTACAACGTATTCCTGGTTGACTGGGGTGCTTTGTGTGCGCCACCCTGTTACCCAGCGGCTGTATCGAACCTTCGTCCAGTAGCACGTTGCCTCGCCGGCACTTTGACCACCTTACGAAACCTAGGTTTACCTATCTCGAGAACGACCTGCGTGGGACACTCGTTAGGCGCACACATCTGTGGGATCATGGCGAACTTTCTGTTGTTCAGGATGCACCGAATAATCGGTTTGGACCCAGCGAGACCTCTTCTGCGTCCTGGATATGTAAATCGTCTGGATAGTGGGGACGCAGATTTTGTCCAAGTGATTCATACGAATGCGGGATATTATGGAGAGGGTGGTCGCATGGGACACGTGGATTTCTGCGTGAACGGTGGCAAAGTGCAGCCGTACTGCGAGAACAAGCCGAATTATCAACTATGCAGCCACGTCTGGGTCGTCTGTTATATGGCGCAGAGTATCGACAACGTCGGCCAGGAGTCGATGGCTGAGCCATGCTCAAGACGATGCCCTTCCGGACCAAGAATCGCTCTCAGAGCCG TAACGGACGTGGCGACGAGAGATGCTGTATACCCGAGGACAAACCTGTCACGTTTTAGTGATAAAAAATGGTTGGAAGGCATAGGAAGGATAGAACATACAAGACTAAATAAGTAA